CGGTAGCGACTTCAAACCAAATAGGTCATTCATCTTAACGGCATTTGACCTACCTCTGCCACCAAATTGACTTTGATAAAAATTGTTAATCCTAACAATCATTATATTTTTTAATTAAGTTATAAAGCCTTATATCGTCTTGGTTGTTATCTATAATAAAGTCAATAATCTTTTTTGGGGCATTGTAATAAAGTCCATATATTTTTTTAATATTATTAATTTCAGGCTCACCACCTAAGGCTTTTAAGTTTCCGGACATATCAATTGGTATCCCAGTTTTATTAAAAGCGGCCTGCAAACTTCTATTGTAATTGCAATATAATGCAATGTTTATTTTCCTGCTATTGTAAATTGCCAAGCCCAAGTCTGGTTTTTGATAGGGATCCAAGTACTTGGATCCTTGAAGAATATGGGTCATACAATTTCTGAGATAGAAGTTTTCATGCACTTGGAATCCTGATATTGGGTACTCCTTAATTAAAATTTCATAAATATTATCCCAATATTCGCGAGATAGTTTTTCGCTCTCAATTAAATAAGAACCAAATTTGACCATTCCATTAATTATCGTTGAAAATTGGGCTATATTAGAAATTGTTCTCTCTACGGGATGCCTTAAAACACAGATATAATTAAATTTATAATCGGGAAACATATCGTGGAGGCTACTTGTTGTATGGCCAAACAACATTTTTGCCTGTTGAAAGTGTGGACTTATATTGAACTCATGAGTTAAAGGTTTATTTTTGAATATTCCTTCAATAAGGCATTTATTTCCATAGCTTCTTTTTGTACATAAATTATCATCATAAAATCTTGAGTCGTCCAAACCTGAAAAAGAAAGGAAATAATTTCTTCTTATCTTCTTGAGTTGATCGTAGAAGAAATACTCCATTGCACCCCCACCCGTTTTTGGGGTATGTATAAATACAACTTTCTCTCTTTGTATCATTTGAATTTTCTGATCCTGTCTTAAAAATAGCCTCTGTTTTCTAACGATTTTCGGGCTTTATGTCCCAAAAAATAGTAAAAATAACGCTGTCACTCTTAGTACTTACGGTTTTACGAGCGTATACAGGTATCTCGGATCTCGTTGTTGACAATTATTATTTTGCGTTAAACAGAACTATTTAAACCTATGCCTTTAATCGCAAAGGAGAGCTTAAAAAAAATCTTTAAATCTGGCTGATTTTGCAATTATCAGTCCAGCTTGGAATTGTATGGTTTAATTATGTCATGTTATAATATAAAAAAAATAGTTAATTTTTTTATATTTAATTATAAAAAAATGAAACCATTAAGTATCTGCTCTAAATATCACGGTAAACAATAGTTTGGAAGGTTTTTGTAACTGTATGTTTTTAAAAAATTTAAAGTTGTTGATTTTTAGAAAGTCATTTTTAGAAAGCCATCCGTTTTACGGACTGTCATTTCATAAAAACTGTCTAAACTACTGCTATAAAAAGCCATCGAATCCACTTTTTTGATCTGCCGTAAATGTATAACCTTCACTGCCTTTTAACTGCCTTAAAAAAGCTTAAAATTTCATTGCCCTCTTTAACCAGTGGTAGTCAATCAATATTCAGGAAAAAACCACAAATTGCCCTTGTAACATGTATGTATAACGGGCTTTCTGGCACAAAATATGGGGGGCGGCTCAATCGTGACAGCTTTTATCGAGACTCCTTGTTAACAATCGCTACTAACGGACTTCCTGTCTATTGCTTTGTATCTAAAAGTGAATTTGATAAGATCAAATCGACACACCTCGGCACTATGCCAAATATCAAATGGATATTTTTGGAAATAAGTGACATTCCGTTCAGCAGTGACATTCAGAGTATCAAAGCAACATTTCCAGAGGCCTATACCGGATTTGAATGGCAACAACGTTGCGTCGAAATTATGTGGGGTAAATTTTACATGTTGAGACGTATTCTTCAAGAACACCCAAAAATTGATTGTGCCTATTGGATTGATGCCGGTCTTGCCCATGCCGGAATTATATCTCCCAAATATACCAGTGATGAAGCTTTAAATGCTGGACGCAGACACGATTTTATCAGCGCTTTTCCGTCGATACTTTTCACTCGGATAACAAAATTTGTGGATGGCCGAATTCTTGGCATTAAAACTACCATACCTCACCAACGTGTAATACCGGAAAAATTCAATAATAACCCTTACAAAAACTCGAATAGTCTGATAGGTGGCCTGTTTGGAGGCCTAAGGAATCCTGTTTTAAAGCTTTGTGATCTTTTTGATCAAAAGTGCATTCAGATATTGCACAACAACCAGCTTTACTTCGAAGAAAGTATCCTGACAGCTATGTATGCAGACCATCCGGAGCTGTTTAAATCCTTTACTTTTGACTCTTGGTATCATGAAGGATGGACGGATTTTTATAACCCTAAACAAATCAATTTCAGCCAGTTTTTCGATCAAATGTTACAAAACCCGAAACCTGGATATTCACTTAATTGTCCCGGTAATAATTCAGCCACCGAATCTACATTAAATTATCCTAAAAATAAAAAAGAGAAAGACATGAAAACAGATCAAAATGTATTCGATATTACTCTGCATAATATGGGCTTATCGGATAAGCCACCTTTTTTTCTTGTTATCGGAGCAATGGATGGCGTGTCTTTCGATGATTTTAATCCCTATTTAAAAGCTTATAAATGGTCAGGGTTATTTGTTGAGCCAATCCCTGAGCAATTTAGGAGACTTAAACTCAATGTTCAAGTTTTTTAGCTTAGAAAAACAGCAGGAAAACGGGTAAGCCAATCAGTGCTAGAATTGGACGTATTTCAACAATATGTTGATGAACGAGCCTGCGCAGTTTATAAAAACTTTTGTCACCGATTTAGATGCGGCTCTGAGAAAGCTAAAGCCCACCGCTAAACTGACGCCACTACAAAAGATTTGGTTGGGATTTTGTTTGACGGGAATATTACTGACCAATTCGGTGTGCTGGGCGAAGTTCGAGCGTGCGAGCTTGGGAGAACGCAAGATTGCCGCACTTTCGTGGATGTTTCGCGAAGCAAAAGTAGCCTGGGATTATTTGCTTTTGGCGAGTGTGACATTGGTTTTGAAACGGCACGGGATTACAGAAGGTGTACTGGTCCTCGATGAATCGGATCGGGCACGCTCAAAGCGAACCAAGCGAATTTATGGCGTTCATAAGCAAAAACACAAGGTTTCAGGGGGCTATGTCAACGGACAGACGGTGGTTTTATTATTGCTGGTGACGCAGACCGTCACGCTTCCGGTAGGCTTTGCTTTTTACAGGCCTGATCCGGCGCTAACGGCATGGAGTAAGGAAGATAAACGCTTGAAAAAAGCGGGCATGGCGAAAAAAGATCGCCCTGTTCAGCCTATGCGCGATAGTCGGTATCCAACAAAAACGCAACTTGCTTTACGACTGCTGCAAGCTTTTAAGGATGCCCATGGTGATATCAAAATCAAAGCCGTGTTGGCTGATGCCTTGTACGGCGAAGCGGGTTTTATGGATACCGCTTCACGGATATTTGATATTAACCAAGTTATCAGCCAGTTACGCGAGAACCAGATCATTGAATATCGAAGCAAGAAAAGGAATTTGAAGGACTATTTCAATACCATCAACAACGGCGTAGAAGTGACTTTGCGGGTGCGTGGCGGTGAAGAGGTTAAAGCGACCGTGAGCAGTGCTCGATTAAAAGTGCTTGCGCATGGCAAGAAACGCTTAGTCGTTGCCCTGAAATATGAAGGCGAAAGCGATTACCGCTATTTAGTGGCCACCAATATGACGTGGCGCACCATGGATATTATTCAAGCCTACACATTGAGATGGCTTGTAGAGGTTTTCTTTGAGGACTGGAAGCTTTATGAAGGATGGGGGCGTGAGGCCAAACAATTGGATGAAGAGGGATCAAGCCGTGGCCTGATTCTGAGTCTGTTGCTTGACCATTGCCTTCTCCTTCACCCAGAGCAGATGGCCCGTATAGAAAACAAACTGCCCGCGTATACCGTAGGTAGCCTGCAAAGAAAGTCTCAAATGGATGTGCTGCTCGAATTTATCAAAACATTGCTGGAGCACCAGAATCCAGCAGAGAAACTTAAAGAATTGGCTGTACTTGTTGACGATATTTTTCAGTTAATGCCTTCCGGCAAGCATATGGTTGGCAGAGATTTAGGCCGACTGGAACCCACGACTTCGCTACAGTACCGTGCCGCTGGATGATTTGCCAAAAATAAGAATGTAAAGAATTTAAAAACTTGAACATCGAGTTAAAGAAAATCTTTTAACTCTCGGTTGTAGTCCTGATAGCAACTATGAAAACAGTGCAATAGCTGAGCATGATGGCACGATCAAAATGCTGACCATTAATCAACAAGCGATTGATACGGGTAAGGTTCATAGTTGCTTTGGCGGTATGTCATCGATCTATCCTCCCCGTAATGGACTGAGTTCCGAAGGAGACGCAAAGACCGTAGAGCTTTATGGCGAAATGATTGAGGTCAACTGTATTACTCTGAATACCCTTCTATCACGACATAACCTAGAAGCTCTTGATATTATTTGTATCGATGCCGAAGGCTGGGATTACAAAATCCTGCGCCAACTTGACTTTTCCATCTGGCGACCAAAGCTTATCCGGTGCGAATATATCAATTTGGATGAAGAGGAAAAAAAAGCGCTATTAGAGATTTTTATAAATAATGATTATGTATACCATATAGGTTGCATGGATATTGATGCGGTAACTGTTGAGCATTGGAATTTGATTTCAAATAGCACATTACCAATTCAGCCCACAGAAACAAATATCAACCTTACTGAAAAGAACATAACTCTTGTAACTTCGGTATTGCAAACATCAATTGAGCATTCACTGTCTCACCCTAATATTTTATACGAAAAAGTTAAATCATTACTGAAGCCACTCGAATCTAGCATTCCTGTTCTTATTTATAGCTCTCCTGGCCCGGCAATGTTGGCTATAAAAGAAAGAAATGCAAATAGCACGTACTTAATCACAAAAGAGATAACCGAGCTTAAAGACCAAGCCCTCTACACTAACTTTCTTCAATCGATAAAATCAGATTCGAAGTCGGATTCTGGTAAATCTAAAGCAGAAAATATAGCCGTTATTAATTTTGCAGAAGTGTCAAAGATGTTTCTTTTGAACGATGCCACTCTTTTTAATCCATTTAATACAGAGCTTTTTTTATGGGTCGACATTGAAATGCTTCCTGAAATAGTGTCTTCTCTGGAATCTCAAAACAAAATTTTGTCCAGCACGCTTAATGATATTGCTAACGATGCAAGATTATTTTTACCCTCTATTACACCTAATAAATCTGATATTGAGAATCTTGATCTTGCCAGCCAGTTATGGCTAGGCCACGATGCTTCAGATCTAAAACATAAAGCAACAGGCTCTATATTCGGGGGGTGCAAATCAGTAATTAACAGTTTTAATGCAATTTATTATAATTGCATTAACCGTTTATTGGACAATAAAATTAAATGTTCTGCCTCAACAGTACTAACACTGTCATCCTGCTCTCATCAGGACCTATGTAATATAAATAAAAAAATTGCAATTAAAGAACAAATATTAAGCAGTTGCAAGCGATTGTTAAAGACAAAAGAATAAATCAAGGCTTAAAGCAGATTGTAGTTGATATCATTGGGTATATGGGTATCAGTCAAAAAATAAAAAGTACATAGTGGCGCTTTATTCCACAACCAACAACCTAAAAATAAATTGCTGGCTAGCTAACGAAAGAATATCGTTTGGCAACCGTTATAAGAGTACATAAAATATGACATCGTTAAAAATGAGATCCCTTTCATTGCTTGTTTTTTTTCTTCTTCCATCACTATGTCTTGGCGTTAACTGTGACGCATTTTTTTCAGATATACCAGGCCAGCATACCTGTGAAGTTAAATCCAATCAAACCTTAACTTATGTCGTAAAAGCCGGTAATGGTGGGACATGGGATTATGACAACCTGAAACAGCAATGTGTTGATCGAGATCGTCCAAAGGGTCTCGGTGCAAGAATTAAAGGTACTCTTCAGGTAAAAGGAGATCATATTCTTTATATTACTGTTGGTTCTTCTGGGGCAAATGGTTGTGAAACTGGTAGTGGCGGTGGCGGGGGCGGATATTCATCCATTTCCAGGTCAAGCTTTAATCAGAACCCCATGGTTGTTGCTGGCGGTGGCGGTGGGAATAGCTTCGGCTCCAGAGGCATTGGAGGCAATGGGGGGATTACCCCAGGAATCACTACAGGTGGATCTGGTGGGAATTATCCTGATGGTTTTGGATTGTCGGGTGGCCTCACGATCAATAAATATGGTCAAATAAATGCAGACATAAATTCTGGTGGACTGGGAGGAGTAGGTTTGACTGATGCTTATTCTGGTGGAGTCGGCGGGAATGTTAAGAGCATAGGCCAACATCCTCAACAGCCGGATAATACTGGCGCGGCCGGTGGTGGTGGCGGTTTTGGTGGTTTTGGTGCAGAGGGAGGTTATTATTACTATCAAGGTAATAATAGTGAATCCAAAATAGGGCCAGGGGGGCCAATCGATTTTTCTTCGGGCAAGTATTTTGGGGCAGGTGGGCAAGGCGGCAGTGGAGCTGGCGGCGGCGGCGGCGGATACGCTGGAGGAGGAGGAGGGGGCTCTAATGTTACTGATCCTCACCGTCAACGTTCAGGAACTGATAGTGCTGGAGGCGGTGGTGGCGGAAGTAGCTTAATGCTACCAGGAGGAATGGCAGTAAATTCTTCCAGTGCTCCAGTTGTGACTTTTTTACCTGCTCCAGTTGTTAATAGCATTAATCCAGCCACAGGGCCTGCATCGGGAGGAACTAAAATAAACCTTAAGGGTACAGGATTTATGCCTGATGCAAAAGTATGGATAGGTGGAGTTCTATGTGAATCTTTGGTATTTATTTCGCCAATTAACCTTACATGTATTACGGGGCAAAATTCAGTGAACGGATTTGACGTTGTCGTTACAAACCCGGATACACAGATAGGCTTAGGTGTTGGATTTTGGGGCGTAAAAATTTTTTAATATCATCAAGCGCGAAGTACTTACTGTCTACAAATATCAATTAGAGAACGATGTAAACAAAAAATCTGTATCTTCATGACCAAATTCTGTTTCTAATTGAAATCCCCACAGGGCACCTGTATTAAGATAACCTGAGATCCCAATAAGAAAATTGAAACCACTTCTTTAAAAAAATGAAAAAATATAATCTATTATAAAAATATTTATCGTAATTAAAGAAGTGGCCGAGCATAAATGTAACCAGAGTTAGAACTCGTTTAATTTATGAAAACGTAAATTATTACGCTGGTGGTTTATTAGCAAATTGCTGGCTATTCAAATGACTCTATAAAAGGAATGTTCAAAATCAAATAATCAGCTTATATAAACAACCTTACATAACTTCGCATAATTTACCTCTGCCTTATGTAGAAAAGCCCTCGTGGAAAATTGAATCTCTACGAGGGCTTTTTTGCATAAGGCGCATTATGCGAGGTTGTTATTTTTTCGTTCTTTTTCTTTTTCTTCTGCCAGTTTTAGCCACATTAGTTTTAATTCATTGTTTTCTGCTTTTAGTGCATTTGATACCGCTATTATTTCTATTGGATTTATTTTTAATGCTTCTGCAAGTCTTAGAGCGTTTTTTTCTGATACACCCTGTCCTTTTTGTATTTTTGACCATGCCTGTCTTTCCATTCCTATATAAGCCATTGTTTTATAATAGCTTTCTAGGTGATATTTTTCTTTTAATTCTTCTATGTAATTTACTATTGTTTTCATGAAATCATTGTAGTTTTGTAAATTACATTTAGCTATGTAATTTGATAAACACCATGTAGCTTGACAACCTACATTTTTTTATGTAATTTGCAAGCCTACATTTAAACATTGAGGGCAAACAATGAATATAAAACATACAGATTTACTACAAGATCAGGCTTGGTTATTGCTTTTAGCCATTAATAAAAAAGAAACTTCGTTATTTACTTTTCCTGAAGTTGATTTTACTTATTATTGTCGGCTTGATAGTGTTAATAAACGCGCTTACGCTCGTTGGACTCGTCGCTGTGTAACGCATTTAAAAGCGCTTGATAATCTTCATGCTTTAAATTTCCCTTTTTACCCTGGCGACTTTGCCCAGCCTTCTGTTTTGTCGTCCGGTGTTTTAGGACAGGGGGCTACTTTATGACTCGCCTTTGCTATTGGCATCCATCAGCAATCGCTTTAAAGCCTTTTTGTAACGTTACTTATTTATCAGATAAAGAAGCTAAGGCCATGTCTGATTTTGAAGAAACTCGGCTTTTTGAAAATCTGGATTTAATCAAAAAAGAGCTTCAACAAGAAATGCAGAGCCAAGCCGTTTGTGAATTGGACGAAGTCCAACACAACGGCTTGGTGTTAGATGTTAAAAAAGTCGTTTCTGATTGGTTGGCTTCACCTAAAAAGTATTATTTTTTTCGCTTTCGATCTGCCTTTCATTTTTCTGTAAAAATTCATCAAAACGGGTTTGGGTTCTGTTACACCCAAACTAGGGACGGACGTCCGTCCAAAATCGTCATTAATCGTGCCGAATTTTTACGGAAATAAGCAATCATGGACAACTTCTTTATTGATAAATTGAACGTTACACAAGATTATTTGCTTGATGGTCAACAATTACCATTTGTCGGTAAAGAAGGGTTTTACCGCTTTGACCTGGACACGGGCGAAACACAAAAAAATCCATTGATTTCTGATTTACGTCTTGAAGGTTCTTATTCATCAATGATAACCATCAAATGTGATGGTTTTCGGATCTCGGTTTATGGCAATCCGTCACGATGGGCACGAATGGATAACCTTTTTGGCTTAAAAACCTTTGAACAATGTATTGGTGTTTATAACCATATTTTAAAAGGTTTTGGCTTGCCTTTGTTAACCAAGTGTACTGGATTTACGTTTAAAGTTGCTCGGGACGGTGCGCGCAATATCAAAGTTTATAACGGTGCAATTATTAAGCATGTGGATTTTACGCGTAACCTTTCGGTTGGGCTTGGCAATGAAAAGTCGTTTATGAAAGCACTGTCTAGCCATTCAATCAATCGATCCATACAGCCGTATTTATACCCGAATGAAAATACCGTCGAATGGTACAGTAAAAATATACAGGGCAATGGCTCGACTTATCGCTATGTCAAAGTTTACTGCAAAACGACCGATTTATTAAAACATCAAAAAAAGCATTGCAAAGGGGGTAATGAACAGGATTATCAGTATTACGAGGATCTCTTACAGTACACCGTTAAAAACGGTGTAGTTCGTGAGGAACACAGTTTTAAACGCGAATATCTGGCGCGTAATGATTTATGCGCTTATGGACTGGTAAAAGAAGAAGATTTTAAAAAAGAGTTACAGGTCATTACTGAAATAAGACAACGCTTGGAGGTTTCCAAAATGTCATTTGAAACAATAGCAGACCAGCTAATCGAAGCCGCAATTTGTAAAAGTCGGCAATCTGCCAATGCTACACAATTTTATTATTCGTTGTGGTTGCATGGTGAGCCAATGATTCGCAATACGCAATTTAAAGTTCATAAAAAACGACTGTTACAGGTTGGCATTGATATTTCTCAAAAGCTGGATATTAGCCGTTCCCCGTTGCGGCTCAAGTCTTGCGATATTATCGAAGTAAAACAGCTTTCAATGCCTGATTGGTATCGAAAACCAAAAGTACCAACGCACGACTTTAACCCTAAAACCCCTTTGCGCTTAGTCGCTTAACACAGGATTTAAAACTATGTCTAACTTAAAAATTATTGAACTGATTGAAGATATTGACCCGTTGACTCGTGCGCCACGCATAAAAGTGCGTGCTCGGGAAACCAAGCCGCGCCAATTTGATATTAATTTAAAAAATGCGACGTCTGAACAAATTAACTTTTTAAAGCAAAACGTTGGTGCTGTGTTGTCGTTGCCAACGCAAGAATATTTTGCCAATGGCTCTTACGGTTTGTCTATGCGTGCTAACGATGAGGAGTTTTTTATTTTAAAGCCTGCTGACTCTGTCCAGGTGTCCAAACTGGTCGAAGTTGATCCGGTAAAAACGCCATTTAGTAAGGCTGGTTAATTTATGTCATCGGCTTTGAGTTGCTCTGTAGATTGGACGTTAAGCAATCCACCAACGTGCTCGGGTGTGCTTTCCAATATTCCTAGCTCATTGCCGTTTGACCCTTCTCAATTAGATCCGGTTGCTGTTGTTTCGGCTATGGCGTCCGGTGCGGCTGTGGTTTTTCCTGCTTATGCTGTGGCTTGGGGCGTTGCTCAAGTGATAAAAATGCTTTCCGGTGGTTCACATGGTTGATCTTTATTACTGGGTTTTTTTCTGTTTCGGTTGTCTATGGGCTGATTATTTTTGGAAGCTGTTTAAATGAATTTGGCTTTTGCCAAGAGCTTGTTGGTTGCTTTAACCATCACTATTTAGGATGTTTATCATGAAAAATTATTTAAAATTTGTTGCTGGTGCTGTTTTGGCTGTTTCTTCTGTTTCTGCTTTTGCTGTCGGCCCTGATTTTACCCCTTTAACTGCGGCGGTTGATTTTTCAACCGTTGGCACTGCTGTTCTTGCTATTGCGGCTTTGTTGGCGTTGCCTTTGGTCATTAAAAAGGGCGCTAAAATGGTTCTTTCTGCTATCAGATAAGGATTTTTATAATGAAGCGGCTGACATTGTTAAAATCTTTTTTGTGGGTCGCTTTATTATCCTGTTTTTCGTCTGTTGTTTTTGCTGATACTTATCCGGTTGTTTCTGGTTATCAATATTCAGCGTCTCCTATTCGTTCTACTCCTGTATCAGCTTGTTCTGATGTTGGTTTAGGCGGTTATCCGTTGGTTTTTCGTTGGAATCCATCTTCTAACAAAGCTTATCAACGTACTAATCAAAACTGTATGACTCCGTGGGCTGAAAATACACCTAATGATGAGCGCGCTTGGACACAAATAAATTCTGTTAATTCATGTCCTTCCGGTGGTACTGTTTCCGGTGCTAATTGTATTAATGCAACTCCTTGTGTTTCTCCACAAGTTCGTTCGCCATCTTCGCCTTATGCTTGTACTTCTCCGCCTGTCGTTGCTTGTCCCTCTGGTCAATATGCGCCTCCGGGATCTACTTCAACGGCTGCTTGTGTTGCGTCTCCAAATTGTAATAATACTTCACCAACGGACGGTAAGTTTTTTAATGTCAATACGGGGCAATGTGAAGTTTCTACCAATATTACGTTGTGCATTACTTCCGTTCCGGGATCTAATCCCACGAATTTTTATTGTCCTCCGGTTAATGATTGTTTGCCGGTTGCACAATCTTGTACTAATAACGCGGCTGATGTTCAAGCCGCGACTAATGCCCGATCTGCTGAAATTGCGGCTATTAAAGCTAATGCTGATGCTAAAAAATCTCAAGCTGATACCGAAGCGGCAACGGCCGCGTCTGCTCAATCAGCGAAGGTTAATTTAAAAGCGGCGGCTTTATCCGCGCAAAATTCAGCTAAAGCACAATCTGATTCTGTGGCGGCTAATACCGGATCAACGCCAAGTCAGATTTTGGCGGCGGCTCAAAATTACGCGGATGCTGTCAAAGATTATACGGCGGCGTTTGCCAAGTCTGCCAACTCATTATTGGCGGCGGTGGCGGCGCAAACTGCGGCGGCTGATGCCATGATTCATACTGATGCTATACCTTCGGCTAATCCCGGTAACGGCCAAGTTTATGGTGATATGGTTAATGATGACTTGATAAAAGCCATTATTGCGGCTGGCGATGCGGTAACCGGCTTAGG
Above is a window of Methylobacter sp. S3L5C DNA encoding:
- a CDS encoding transposase, whose protein sequence is MNEPAQFIKTFVTDLDAALRKLKPTAKLTPLQKIWLGFCLTGILLTNSVCWAKFERASLGERKIAALSWMFREAKVAWDYLLLASVTLVLKRHGITEGVLVLDESDRARSKRTKRIYGVHKQKHKVSGGYVNGQTVVLLLLVTQTVTLPVGFAFYRPDPALTAWSKEDKRLKKAGMAKKDRPVQPMRDSRYPTKTQLALRLLQAFKDAHGDIKIKAVLADALYGEAGFMDTASRIFDINQVISQLRENQIIEYRSKKRNLKDYFNTINNGVEVTLRVRGGEEVKATVSSARLKVLAHGKKRLVVALKYEGESDYRYLVATNMTWRTMDIIQAYTLRWLVEVFFEDWKLYEGWGREAKQLDEEGSSRGLILSLLLDHCLLLHPEQMARIENKLPAYTVGSLQRKSQMDVLLEFIKTLLEHQNPAEKLKELAVLVDDIFQLMPSGKHMVGRDLGRLEPTTSLQYRAAG
- a CDS encoding WlaTC/HtrL family glycosyltransferase, with translation MDEEEKKALLEIFINNDYVYHIGCMDIDAVTVEHWNLISNSTLPIQPTETNINLTEKNITLVTSVLQTSIEHSLSHPNILYEKVKSLLKPLESSIPVLIYSSPGPAMLAIKERNANSTYLITKEITELKDQALYTNFLQSIKSDSKSDSGKSKAENIAVINFAEVSKMFLLNDATLFNPFNTELFLWVDIEMLPEIVSSLESQNKILSSTLNDIANDARLFLPSITPNKSDIENLDLASQLWLGHDASDLKHKATGSIFGGCKSVINSFNAIYYNCINRLLDNKIKCSASTVLTLSSCSHQDLCNINKKIAIKEQILSSCKRLLKTKE
- a CDS encoding IPT/TIG domain-containing protein, encoding MTSLKMRSLSLLVFFLLPSLCLGVNCDAFFSDIPGQHTCEVKSNQTLTYVVKAGNGGTWDYDNLKQQCVDRDRPKGLGARIKGTLQVKGDHILYITVGSSGANGCETGSGGGGGGYSSISRSSFNQNPMVVAGGGGGNSFGSRGIGGNGGITPGITTGGSGGNYPDGFGLSGGLTINKYGQINADINSGGLGGVGLTDAYSGGVGGNVKSIGQHPQQPDNTGAAGGGGGFGGFGAEGGYYYYQGNNSESKIGPGGPIDFSSGKYFGAGGQGGSGAGGGGGGYAGGGGGGSNVTDPHRQRSGTDSAGGGGGGSSLMLPGGMAVNSSSAPVVTFLPAPVVNSINPATGPASGGTKINLKGTGFMPDAKVWIGGVLCESLVFISPINLTCITGQNSVNGFDVVVTNPDTQIGLGVGFWGVKIF
- a CDS encoding phage/plasmid replication protein, producing MDNFFIDKLNVTQDYLLDGQQLPFVGKEGFYRFDLDTGETQKNPLISDLRLEGSYSSMITIKCDGFRISVYGNPSRWARMDNLFGLKTFEQCIGVYNHILKGFGLPLLTKCTGFTFKVARDGARNIKVYNGAIIKHVDFTRNLSVGLGNEKSFMKALSSHSINRSIQPYLYPNENTVEWYSKNIQGNGSTYRYVKVYCKTTDLLKHQKKHCKGGNEQDYQYYEDLLQYTVKNGVVREEHSFKREYLARNDLCAYGLVKEEDFKKELQVITEIRQRLEVSKMSFETIADQLIEAAICKSRQSANATQFYYSLWLHGEPMIRNTQFKVHKKRLLQVGIDISQKLDISRSPLRLKSCDIIEVKQLSMPDWYRKPKVPTHDFNPKTPLRLVA